AGGCGTTCTGGGAAGCCACCATGCAGGTCATGGGGATCGACATCCAGACGCCCGAAGAACAGATCGCCCGCATCCCCGAAACGGGGCCTGTGATTTTCGTTGCCAACCACCCACACGGTCTGGTGGACGGCATGGTGCTGGCCGCGCTGATCGGCCGCCGTCGCTCCGATTACCGCATTCTGACCCGCTCGATCCTTGCCGGCATCGACGAAAGCGCCGCGAGCTACATGATCCCTGTGCCGTTCCCGCACGAGGAAGATGCGCAGCGCAAGATGATCGACATGCGCAAGGCAGCGATGGAGCACCTGAAGAACGACGGCTTGATCGCTCTGTTCCCATCGGGCGTTGTGGCTTCGGCCAAGTCGATGTTCGGACCGGCGATCGAGGCAGAATGGAACGTCTTTACCGCCAAGATGATCCGCACGTCCGGTGCAACCGTGGTGCCTTGCTTCTTCCCCGGATCGAATTCGCGCGCCTACCAGATGGCTGCGCAGGTGTCGCCGACGCTGCGCCAGAGCCTGCTGCTGCATGAAGTCGTGCATGCCTTCGACAAGCCGCAAGCGCCGGTGATTGGCCACCCCATTCCGGCAGAGGACATAGACGCCCGCGTGAGCGATCCGCGCGCGTTCATGGCATGGCTGCGGAGCCACACCATCAATCTCAAGAACTAAGGGCTATTACCGCGTCGGGACCGGAGTTTCGCCGCGGTAGTCGTAGAAGCCGCGCTTGGTCTTGC
Above is a window of Marivivens aquimaris DNA encoding:
- a CDS encoding lysophospholipid acyltransferase family protein; translation: MDSSPKRNPSGNEPVYDRRSLTYSNTFENPVKRNVIRGIEWLTGKYSIIRRIRNFEKLGNPKGQAFWEATMQVMGIDIQTPEEQIARIPETGPVIFVANHPHGLVDGMVLAALIGRRRSDYRILTRSILAGIDESAASYMIPVPFPHEEDAQRKMIDMRKAAMEHLKNDGLIALFPSGVVASAKSMFGPAIEAEWNVFTAKMIRTSGATVVPCFFPGSNSRAYQMAAQVSPTLRQSLLLHEVVHAFDKPQAPVIGHPIPAEDIDARVSDPRAFMAWLRSHTINLKN